From Erigeron canadensis isolate Cc75 chromosome 5, C_canadensis_v1, whole genome shotgun sequence:
TGATCGAGCCAATGTGCGACACCACTAGTTCGATACGCAGAATATGACTGTGACCGTCTATGAAAACTCATTCTTGCCCTTGTTTCATCACTAACTTTCTCCAAAGCAAATTGAAAAGGATCAAAATCATCATTCCAAGCACAAGACCGAGCAAATGGATTCCTTAGAAACGAGTTTGGAGACCTGCTTGGTGATGATGAAACCGATGTACTCTGGATCCTTGGAGGCGGTTTCAAAGGCAAATTTACCTCCCCGCTACAAAATGATTTAGCCCGTCCAGGTAAACGATACATTTGTTGCTGTTCATTCTCATTTTTCTTTGTCCACCAAAAAGAGGGATACGTTTCTCGAGACTCACAACGATTGATAAACATCCGGCTAGTGACCTTGAATTCAAACTCATAGCCATTTGACGCCGAGTGATCAAGGTCGTTTGGCTGCATAGGGCTCGATGGTGCGGTGTAGAAGTACAAGCTTTGAGGGCTTGTGGGTGCACCCGGATACAAGGAAGGGAAATCCATATTTTGATGAAAGAATTAAGGGGTTTATGAAAAAAAGGGGTTTTTATAGTTGTGGGCAAAATGGTTGCCTTTAGCTATGGATGTGCCTAATTACACGTATTGGTGTCACTTTGCTTGTAATTTTGGAAATGTACATCCCTAATGGCAAACTTTGTGGCATTTAACATAAAAGTTACATAATTTGACTTGTATGACTCAAGGAATTCAATCACAAGTTTTTGAATTGAATATAAAAATGGCTTTTCTGTCAACCCTTTTTCAAACAATAACTTTATGATAAAAGGAAATAATATGTCTATCATTAACCATTTTGCTTTATTTAAAGTGAATTTCGAAATCAAGGATTCAAGGTGCGATAAAATTAAATTGAAGTGATTGATATACCAAACGGGCCCCTATTAAATTCGCTAGTTCTTTATGTGTTCGTTAAAAGTTCGTTTTTGTGAgtttgatattgatattattgACTTATCGATGTGTCATCACTTTTGTGACTTGTTTGTTTAGGGACTTTTTTGTGACTTGTTCGTTTAAGGACCAAAAAAGTCTTTAGATAGATGAAATTtaacatcaaattttcaaaagaaaatatgacacatcatgACCATTTGTTCATAATATATTTGAAACTTAGAATTTATTAAtgactataaattaaaataaatgataaatcttcctaaataatagtctaaaaatccttataaaactATATACGAGTAGTAGATAGATCATGATCTCTTTCTTAATCCAACCCCCTAAATAATACCTAAGAAGATAACATGTGTTATCTactaattttctttctcaatcaaaccccttaattttttcatatgtcatcatttaatgattagAAAGATCTTTAGTTTATTtagttaagaggattaatcatttctcataAATTAATAACGTTAGACCAAAGACctattataatatatagtagatagatcattttttttagaatatGTCATAATGAAATGCTCAATTGTATATATTTCTGAGAAGATTTGTCAACGTCTCGAGTTTTACCTCCTTAGtacaaaagattgaagaaatTGTTCGTATCAACTCTATACAAACTATAAAAAGATAGATATTTCAGTACGTTAAAATAAAGTGCATTTTCAACGTACTTCTACTTTACAAGTCATCAAGTCGGTGATTGACATCATATTATTTGATTGTCACATGGCTGTCATGGCATATTGTACTAGACATTCACATACTCTTCTATACTTCGGTTCCGTTAAATATCATCATAGATTGCCCACCAGCTACGCGTGCGTTGATGACTATTTATAAGATCGATCTATATGTGGTTTTGTTACATTTgtgatatattttgtatttttatttttacatgttgtttataatatactaaattaTAAAGTAAATCCATTTtgaactttcaacattcaacattcatataatacccttaaaataaatctcaaccactcatttttttttttcttcaaatctcaaccacttatttttttctctccttcataaatcattttatttctctaattcattcaaaatcttttatttcaaaaactatacattgataaattataaaatttatatgagtgtttttaaaatttcatgctctttcattagagatgtcattcgatatactttcgacgaatttttaaattcgagggcggagcccggacggctaaggcatttgactatcaaactctataacctatcacctcctattatctatcatactctatgacctatcacctcaccatctcaccgccgcaatgtaCGTTACTTTGTCTCGTATTTTTTTAAGTTCGAGTTATGGTTAACCATGTAATTTTATCCTAGTCCACTCACCAACGAATATGATTGGATggtaagaaaaacaaaaagtaaaatgttATTCTAAACGTTACCTACAGTCAAACAACTaacaattaatttaaaattactctACGATATTTTTCTAACTTAttactaaattttttattattggaatttgtttgattaatgatttttaataaaaaaccgCGGATGGAGCTCTTTGAGATTGTAGTGGGCAGTAGCCAAGTCCTCAAGAAAAACGATTTGGGCCTAATGGATTAACTGTAACTGTGTAAGTACTAAATAATGGCATAATGCCTATAACACTACAAAAACCCAATATCGAAAGTAAAGGTCATTCTAAACGGTACCTACGACTAGCGATGAGCATATTATCCCTAAGTCCTGGTCCCATCCCGTTACCGAAAAGTGATACCGAGTGGGAATCGGGACCGAGACAAGTACCCATTACTATTAGCTCGTGGGACTTAAGACTACGGTACTAAGATTTGATACCGGAAATTGGTACCGAATCGGAAATGGGACCGGTACCGTTACCATGTTTTAAGGAAACTCATGATTGGTACTATGTACAGGACGGGACTGGTTTCATGCCCATCCCTACCTACAACCAAACAActaacaacaaataaaaaattactatACTCTCCTAACTTATTACATTTGTTATTATTGAAATTTGTTGTTTGATTTATGAATTGTGATTTatggtaaagaaaaaaaaacccactgATGGAGGTCTTTGAGATATTGTAGTGGGGCACTGGTCAGTAGCCAAGGCACCAAGAAAAACGATTTGGGATTTGTGAATTACCTGTAAATACTAAAAAGCAATGCTATTAAAAGTCCAATATAGAAAGTAGAGATTAAaatcaattattatattattattatatgtatatatcttatgtaaaacaaatgatataatttttttaattttgaaattctataataaaaaattgtaatatTATGACCTTAATGCTAaatgtaaataattattattatcagatTTAAATGTCACTATCAAATAAAAGCACAATTTTACTTATCCTTGTATTCGACAATTTAAGCTAGTGTAACGGTTAGTCATCGACACATATCCTAAATGAAgtttaaaatgatgagaatTCACCCATCTCACACATTGGCACATTGCATGGATACGATTCTAGTAATATGTAATTACACAATTCATGAAGGcaagttttataaattacaattttaatataaacaaaagctTAAGATTTGATACGGGCTTTGAAGGTGTTTTACTAGGAAAAGTATCAGTTTTGGCTGTTTGGCTTGTATTTACAAAAGTAAATAAGACAAACTAATTGTATGAAGTTGtaggattttcaaaaacaagtAAGTAGTATTCTACTTAACAGACAATAAAATAAGGCCTTCAGGATTCCAATTGAAGTGTGTGTATCTTTCACTTAAAGTTTttacaaagaaataaaattaaattaaagaaatagaAAACTAATAAGTAGTTGGTACTTATTGaatttcaaatgacattcacaGTTTAATACTCcttccgtcccaatttaaatgtccatcTTTCCTTTTTTGGTTATCTCAATTTAAatgttcatttctaaaaatagaCTTGTACTTTCCAATTTTGTCCCTAATTATTTGCCACTATAATTATAGTGGAATACTCgtaaaacacaaaacaaaattcCCAGTGATAAACATAACAGATTTTTCATTTCCAAATTAAGTGTACATCACTCCAAAATACACAATTTTACATAAGACAAAAGATTACAAAAGTTTCAAAAGACTACATACGCGTTTTTGGAGTACATGCTTACAATGAGTACAAAAGCTTCTTTGCTTTCTTCTACCATAAGACCATGAAGCTCTATTTTTCTTTCTAGTACTCTAATGGTAACTTTCCTTGTCGTTCTAACTTACCTTTGCCAATATGTGGTGTTTGGTAATTATTGCCACCTCAAACTTTCATGATCTCTTTCATACATGTTTGTaaagttaaaaacacattgttaaGCTCATTTGATGGCATTCTTTCAAAAGATGTTTTAACAGCACTAACCAATTCATCAATTGATCCTAAAACCTCTTGTTCTTGAAGAGACTGAATTGCCCAAAAAAACCCGAGGTCCAACACGTTCAAATCTGGACTGTTTGGAGGTTGAAAACAAAGTCGGATATCAAACCCATCTTTTGAAGCCTCTTGATTAAACTCCGCATCATTGACATCGATATGGGGTTTTGCATTGTCTTGTTGAATAAAAATTGGACCAGTGTGATCTCGTGGCCATTTAGATCTAATAGCCGGTAGTACTTTTTAGATTAACCAAGACTTTGTTACTTCTTTAGTAACTGATAAAATTGGTTTTGTTATTAACGTTCCATCAACACAATTCTTACTCGACCGTTTTGCGGGTTCCAAAGTTGTGAATGGGAATATACCGATTTTTCCCGAAAAGACTTCATTACCCGATGCATCAAATCTTGGTCGTGCAACGGCGGCTAGGAACATTACTTTTGTGATAAACTTTTTTGATTTACATGTTCTTAATGGCTCAATTTCGTTGGGAACAAGATAGTAACGCTTTGATGGTTTTGACATATAAAACCATTTTTCATCTATGTGAATCACATTAAACATGTCATGAAATGTCAAAGATCGAGTAACAGTTGATAGACAGAACTCTAACCTTGCTTTCTTATTGTCGTCGGTTAAATCCGGCTTGATCGCATTTGTATGTGGTCTTAAAGCTCCTTCTTTGATTCTTCTATGCATTGTTGATTTTGAAACGTCTATTGCTTTTGCTATAGACTGAATATTTGTTCGACGACGTAATGGGATTTGTGAGACTTGAGCATAATCGATTTGTATTCTTTTTCTTCCAACTACATTAGCCATCTTCGAAGATACATCGACAAGTGATCCATGTTGAAGTTGAAGTTTAGCGTCATGCCAAATGCGACTTATAGTCCGCTTAGATACAGAGAAGAGTGTCGCCACATGTTTAAGGGTTCCATGTTGCAACTTTCCATCAACGATTTGTTGCATTAACATTTGGTAGATGATTTGTCTTTGGTTAttggttaagtttttttttccctgtGGATTTGTTAAATTGTCCATATTTATGGTAGATGAAATAGAGAAAGCTAACCGTAGTGAAAATGTGGAAGTTAAGAATTCTTTATTGTTGGTGTTGCAGTAGGCGGCAAATTTAAACAACTCCAAATATGCCCATAAAAGAATAGCGGGCAAAAAGTTGGCGGTAATcttaaaaagtttaatttttggTGTTTCATGTGAGTAAAAGACAAAGTTGTTGTAAGTTACAATTGGTACTCTACGTAAAGATTGGTAGGGAAAGTAAACGGAAGTGGAATTTCATCAGTAGTCAGTGAAGACAAATTGGTTTTCAAAGGAATTTTAATTTAAGGGTATGAATGTCTTTTTATGGCTAAAAAAAGCATATTAATCAAACATTTCTTAATCTTTGAGCTTTGGGTCCCATGACAATTATTtagggacggagggagtataagCAAACAATGATATTCAATTTCATCAAGGTAGGATAGTAGTTtaaatgaaaatgttaaaagaaagtctttatggttttacttaacatgcataaaaaggttatacgtttccatatcaaaagtctttaaggttttatttagcaaaaccctaGTTTGAAATAAGTAAATCTAACGATCTTGACATGAAATGAGAAGATTCGTGTTCAGTGATCTTTATATATACGGCTATACGCTATGAAAGTATATAACTTACGGTATGTTTTTCATTAAAAGGAAAATTGCATTTATAGAAAGGGACCATTGAAAATATCCTAACATTTTAGAATTGACTCTCTAGTCAGTCTATATAAACCAAGAGGAATTGTTATTTGaaaactcacaaataaaaaagaacgcgagaacaattctggatcacttattttattatattttctctctcttccattaaataagaaaattcacccaaatcatttaaaatgttttatctcacaaaccgtaaatcgttagacgaaacaaaaaacatgggtagtcttaaaatttcgtcctctttcattagaaattcaattcgatataattttgacgactttttaatttttgtttttttttcccatcgcgttcatcctacacatgtgtaggatcatttttttcacatgtaaattagtaaatgaatatatgtacacaacaatgaaggtcaagggtggagcccgtcaatctatggcagagccatggtagccaaggacggagcctGTCAGTCCATAGcggaggaatagcggctaagggcggagcccgttagttAGATCACTtctcactggtcaccccctatgacctatcatcctctatgacctatcacccccactagctttcgtttatgaatatccttaagggcgaagcccgttccgaatcataatttttgttcaatctacacatgtgtaagttcaacctacacatgtgtaagttatgtgtaactaccaaaaagaaaacgaaaattaaaaagtcgttaaaagtatatcgaattggatctctaatgaaagaggacataattttaagactacccatgctttttgttttgtctaatgatttacggtttgtgagttagaacattttgaatgatttgggtgaattttattatttaattgaaaagagagaaTGAATATAAGAATATGTGGTacagaatggttcttgagtttttttttttaagagttctcaaaataCTCACCCCTATAAACCAAACCAAATTAAATTACAATGACATGTAACT
This genomic window contains:
- the LOC122601854 gene encoding uncharacterized protein LOC122601854, whose protein sequence is MLMQQIVDGKLQHGTLKHVATLFSVSKRTISRIWHDAKLQLQHGSLVDVSSKMANVVGRKRIQIDYAQVSQIPLRRRTNIQSIAKAIDVSKSTMHRRIKEGALRPHTNAIKPDLTDDNKKARLEFCLSTVTRSLTFHDMFNVIHIDEKWFYMSKPSKRYYLVPNEIEPLRTCKSKKFITKVMFLAAVARPRFDASGNEVFSGKIGIFPFTTLEPAKRSILPAIRSKWPRDHTGPIFIQQDNAKPHIDVNDAEFNQEASKDGFDIRLCFQPPNSPDLNVLDLGFFWAIQSLQEQEVLGSIDELVSAVKTSFERMPSNELNNVFLTLQTCMKEIMKV
- the LOC122601853 gene encoding uncharacterized protein LOC122601853, producing MDFPSLYPGAPTSPQSLYFYTAPSSPMQPNDLDHSASNGYEFEFKVTSRMFINRCESRETYPSFWWTKKNENEQQQMYRLPGRAKSFCSGEVNLPLKPPPRIQSTSVSSSPSRSPNSFLRNPFARSCAWNDDFDPFQFALEKVSDETRARMSFHRRSQSYSAYRTSGVAHWLDHGLVDQNNEHHKQGRKPNCKGSSTFEHGMRMKPNEHLKPRGPTLAEMLESRQPVYPRRGIHSTEPIAKLRSKNPMVRTTKDPRFGRRVKDSAHEPIKARNESNSGTESKMHRVMSFLFKLKKSNNNENRRWKLRRCLGYAPKSPPFMK